Below is a genomic region from Miscanthus floridulus cultivar M001 chromosome 1, ASM1932011v1, whole genome shotgun sequence.
ggattgggttgtgttcttatgcaagaaaggagagtcatagcttatgcatcacgtcaattgagaaagcacgagatcaactatccaacacatgatcttgaacttgctgcagttgtgcacgccctaaaaatttggagacattacctacttggtaatgtgtgcaatattttcacggatcacaagagtcttaagtatatctttacccaaccagagctaaacatgagacaacgtagatggttggaattgatcaaagattacaacttgaatgtgcaatatcatcctggcaaagccaatgtagtggcagatgctttgagcaggaagtcacattacttgactgtgcagccattacttgaagatggattcgatctaatgcatcctgctgtgttaaatagtattcagattagttgctctttggagagtaagataatagaaggtcagaaaactgacaagggaatattccacatcaaagagaaaataaaagaaaagccgtctcaacactttaaagtggatgaacagggcgtgttgtggtttgacaaccgtcttgtggttcccaaggatcgagagcttaggaataaactcatggatgaagctcacctgtctaagctatctatccatcccggaagtagtaagatgtatcaagaactaagatctcgctattggtggaccaaaatgaagaaagaaattacaacatatgttgtcagatgtgacacatgttgtcgagtgaaagccattcacatgaaacctgccggtatgttgcaacctttatcagtccctagttggaagtgggacgatatcagtatggattttatcacgggtttgcccactactcaaaaaggacatgattcgatttgggtaattgtggaccgtcttaccaagaccgctcatttcttgcctgtcaaaacagattatcgaccacctcaatatgccgagaagtatatcgcagaaattgtgaggttgcatggtataccaaagaccataatatctgatagaggctcacagttcacggctcatttttgggaacatttacacaaaggcttaggaactagtttaattcgcagtaccgcttatcatcctcagacagatggtcagactgaacgagtaaatgctgttttggaggatatgttgagagcctgtgtattgtcttccaagggatcatgggagtcatggttaccgttagctgagttttcttataataatagctatcaagaaagcatcaagatggccccattcgaagctttatatggcagaaaatgtagaacaccattgaattggatcgagcctggtggtagaaggtattatggcattgactttgtagaagaagccgagaagaaagttcatattattcagcagaatatgaaagctgcccaatcacgtcagaaaagctatgcagacaaaagaaggagaccccttgtgtttgaagttggtgactatgtttatttgaaagtcacaccaatgaagaagaaaaggtttggaatccgaagaaagcttgccgcaagattcgtaggaccatacaagatcttggaacgaagaggcccggtagcctacaagttagagttacctgagacaatgagtaccgttttcccagttttccatgtatcacatctcaagaaatgtttacgtgttccggaggaaagaatagaacctcgaggtatccaactcaaatcagatttggtgtatcgtgaacaaccagtccgagtgttagacactaaggaacgtgctactcggaatagtgtggtaaaaacatacaagatacagtgggatcatcatgatgagggagatgcaacttgggaaacaggagagtatctacaaaaagcttatgaagaattttataacaaatggttcgtaacccaaatctcgggacgagatttttataaggggggagggctgtaacacccctggtgttattcttgcctaattgcacttgcatttcatattcatgaacatcattcatcaattcatgagcatatgtcacttgaaacatgggaaacatgactttgaaacaaatgtatcatttcaagtgttttcatcatttcagtaccttcTGTGCTTGATTCTTGCGTGACCAATGTGTGATATGGCTAAATATATTTCTAAAcaccttagctatgcttagaaagtcattaggaacaatgttcatgttaacCATTTTGACAAATTAAGTTTTCAAATAgtggttgacttgttttgacacctggactctttggtttgactgtttaaaaagtataacttagagtctatgcatgtctgggcaacctaaagcaaagttgtagggaagttaattctaagcaactttcatttttggtacattttcaaaagaggtcattttcttgctcaaaataatgtttgaaagatggcattttaaaattttcttaaaaatcaattgaaaaattccatttctatttttttctgggccgccgcctcctttccGGCCCAGCCCCGCAAGCCGGCCCAGCGAAGCCCCCGCGCGCCTCGCGCTTCCACCGCGCCCCGGCCCAGCACAGCACcgcgctggcctgcctccgcgcgcctgcccgcgccgcgccgcgccgcgcgtcccgaccgcggcagagcttgcccgccgcgtggccgctctgcgctggcgtcgcccgccgcgcggcagccgtggcctggcaccgcgcccacgcgcccgccttcacctgctggtgcccgcGCACTCGCTCTCTCGCGCCCgcacttcctccccttctcctccaaAGCCGCGAGCTCcgagctccgccatcgccgcgctcgagctccgccggcgtccaaatcccgcaccaccgcgccattctccaattcctcgtgccccgagctccgcctcgccttcctcgAAGTCGTGCTCGAACTTGctccgccttccgagcacaggtcgggcctccccgcgtctcgccgccgacggccatggcgccgctgtgcACGGCCGCCGTGGAATCCGTCTTCCTTCTcccctccagcctcgcctagctaccctaccgagctcgccttctcctcgcgcgtctcctgcgctcgctcgctggcgctgccgtggccggagacggccgccggccgctggccgagccccgccgtcgcgccagcgcgcgcTCCGGCATGGCGCTctgcctcggctggccaggccgagccaggccggggGCTGACGCCCTGATGGGCCGTCTCCTCTCTCCCCcccgcgctcgggccgcgcaggccggtgatggccgtgggccagttcatccgcaggccggcccagtagagttttgaagaattgatttccatttattcattcttatttgaaaacagaaatggtttgcaaaatatttggatactcaaagttgctccaaatttgttgaaacaaatttttctaggttccttattaccagatctacttgggaaaattattgcatgtcatgtttGATATACTTTcctataggattttatttaatcttgaatattgctgataacttgaaaaatatgtagaaaaatatataggattcagaaaaatatgattccaagtttgttaatcttcttatgtcatgtacttcctaaggaaaatatgtttcatgcatgtgctgtggaaaactttggaggtgtagttcaagtgcctttaagggctgatttttgttatttttgatagagagcaaactttgtataaaacatgcatgtggtaatttttgtacagtcattatatgctatgaagaacctaggaaaaatattaattctgttgtttgacacttttcatagtacaaagtaatttcacgctcattttcatgctatagcttgtcatttttgtgtaggatagtttacttatccaaatgccatgaaatttttatggtagtatgtttagggtagtagtatgctactgtaattttctcagatttttaggagcatcagaaatatatgttgctattcaaacctattattaattagggtttaagcaagtgtcgctttaagtgtgattaagaaagtcgtaaagctttggtgtatctttgaagcatttcataggataggttaacttaacatattagtagtagaagagaatgcagtagatgacatgtgcttgtagtatagttcttcgatgatgttgactaccttgcatttcaacatatccattgcattcatctccttcgatgcaccgttgcataatcacttacgcgcattgcatcatacaggatcgcaaaccgagaacccggtCATCatccccgaggagcccgaggagcagctcgaggtgcagcagcaggaagtgccagaagtcaacgaggaggacgttgaggaacttccggagtgccccgatcaccgtccgagctccttcgagagaggcaagccccggagcatttttctcccggtttgcaattaattaattaaatgctttactttaattgatgcattacgttcaggagttgtttgcaaccgttgctgcattataccttgtttacctttgttatactatatccttgttaccctggtatccgcagtcgagtcaatgcttagctggcttagaccggtagaagtcgggtgatttcctgtcacctgcgagctataggtggttacctggatctgcttggatgactatgaagtcatagtataactaagtgttaaatgaagttgagaccggacggagacttgcagagttttggactgtagtgtttccgtctgtgtcgattaaggaccgaccgttgttgggcctcgagtcatgttgaacgcatgccttacatttagctggccggataaagtaccttccgaccgcgaagctgggagatttttcgggccgagtagattgcccgcaacgcactgtaccggagcaggtgtggtaggacacgggggcgggatgataagaccaaagtgcagtcggtcggcccccgggtacatgtggttcctggcaaactcgagattcctggaaagttgactcggtgatcaatatctcactttagcgggtgagtgaggtttgtgtaaggaataaatcaccagctggttaggaatcgattcgaatcgccatcgctcctggatagtgagcacttgacttgagttacttcatcgtagtaaatgttatggaacacttggacagttataatgaatatgacagcaCGAAAGTTGATTAATGATCatcggttatcattatctgcttaatcatatgtttactctagcataggtgcaaacctagttgacaggttaataataatcaacttggcaataatgcttttagacaggttcttgaattgctaaaaatgcttctttttgcaaatgagtcagctaccctactataaagcccttcataatccttggtgtcatttatttttggttatgtcgggtaagtctggctgagtacattctcgtactcagggttttattcccacttgttgcagatgggcagatgtactatggctactgtatcaactgcctgtatcctgcgatgggtgatgcttaggaccatgggcatggtcattccttacgtctcatctgatgcttttgttggagatgatcattcgctggcactatatttgaactccgtgtgagtgtgtggttttaacaaatgacttccgctactttttattcgaacttgttttgtaataactatgtttaaactctgatgtatcggttatgcaaacttttatgtaatatgtgattggtgaccgctaaacttagtacgatcatggctgggacatgagttggtttgaaatccttcgtgatttcacggactaccgggttatacgggcttaagtttgctaaagcgtctgctctggcggatgattttcttacttaatttcgtataattggtcggttctgccacagttgtgAGCGTTTGTGTCTGTACCGTGTAATTCACAAAAGAAAAGATATAATAGCTATGATGTTATTTGCGATGTTACTCTTTAGGCATATTTGCATGGACTCAACAATACGATAACTCATCATCAATCTATTTTAGCATGAATACTAATATATCACACTATTTACTTCATTTTCAAAAAACATACTGTCTTTTTGTTTTTATCATAGCGTTAGCGCAAGCATGCTACTGGTATGAAGAAATGAAAATGTACGACCGACGaagcatggatatttttcttGATGAAGTCGGAAGGAAAGGCCTCGACCTAACTTTTATTAAAATGAAATGCAAGCTGTGCAGATGTAAAGACAAAATTACGAAGGAAAGAAGTAAGAAAATGAGCACAAGAGAAAGGaaacatatatcaaaaaaagaGAAGATAAAACAAAAACTAGGAGATGTAACCTAAAAAGAatctatatcaatcttgatcccCTCAAATCCGTTGGTACTGAGATTCTAGTTCCATATTCCCATTTTTGTGTCCATGCTTTGATAGTCCCTctctttgattctttcttggCTTTCTATGTTTCCAAAGCTTCAATATTTGTATGAAGTTATCTTTGATTGCTAAACATGAAGTTGTAAAATCATCAAAGATTTCCCTATTTCTTGCCAGCCAAATATTCCAAGtgaaaggtcataatggctagaggggggtaaatagcctattaaaaatttctacaacaacacttaataaaccggttagacaattataaagcgaagtaagtgttgcgctagcctactaaaaagcaagccacctaccataattctagtttatatagtttctatccacataatagctatgacactacactaagttagtgtgctctcaaaagctaactaaagagtcacactaaccaaactaacaagctcttacaactagctacactaaagagcttgacaactagtttgcggtaaagtaaagagagtgagcaaaaatgttataccgccgtatcaaggaaggagccaatcaatcacaagaatgaataacaatgaagaccaatcacctcggaatcaaatgatgacacaatgattttttatcgatgtttacttgcttgtcggcaagttagtcctcgttgtggcgattcactcacttggaggttcacgcgctaattggcatcacacgccaaaccctcaatagggtgccgcacaaccaacacaagatgaggatcacacaagccacgagcaatccactagagtactttttggctctccgccggagaaaTGTCAAgagcccctcacaatcaccacgatcggagccagagacaatcaccacccttcgctcaacgatccttgctgctccaagccgtctaggtagcggcaaccaccaagagtaacaagcgaatcccgcagcgaaacacgaacaccaagtgcctctagatgcaaacactcaagcattgcacttggattctctctcaatctcacaaacatgatgaatcaatgaaggagatgagtgggagggttttggctaagctcacaaggttgctatgtcaatgcaaatgtccaagagagtgagcttgagccggccatagggcttaaatagagagccctcacgaatagagtcgttgggctcctcactgcactgaacacggggcgaccggatgctccggacagattgaccagacgctagaccccagcgtccggtcatacgatgcacgccacatgtcccctctcttcaaatactgagtgctcgatcccaacggtcaagtgatgaccggacgcgctgctgaagtgaccagatgctgcacctcagcgtccggtcgtttctagtaagcatccagaaacgaaaaatcacgaccggacgcgtccggtcatgcttgactggactcacccagcgtccggtcacttggcatctcctctgtgcactgccacgtcagcgggaccggacgcaaccctccagcgtccggtcactaagtgacccagcgtccggtcagagaccgacgctagcgtcttcgctgcttctactgaccggacgcgctggtccttccgagaccagcgtccggtcacttacaacgacctttgtcttttctgtatagagcgccggtggcatcgtcggactgttcgcactttatgggcggacactccgccggtgaagtttctaacccttgctcaaatatgccaaccaccaagtgtatcaccttgtgcacttgtgttagcactccactagatcctaaatgcatatgcaataagttagagcatctagtggcactttgataaaaccatatttcgatacaagtttcacccctcttaatagtacagctatcaatcctaaatgtgatcacactcactaagtgtcttgatcaccaaaataaaatagctcataCCATTTATActtttgtcttgagccttttgtttttctctttcttctttttaagtccaagcacttgatcatcatcatggcatcatcatcatcatgttatgatcttcatttgcttcaccacttgggatgtgctacctatctcatgatcacttgataaactaggttagcacttagggtttcatcaatttaccaaaaccaaactagagctttcaccaagcCACTGCAATTAGAAAAGCATGTATTCACTTATGTATGGACATATTTGGAATAGCTATTTGACAATTTTGTCTACACTATTTTAGCTACCACGACTCCATTTCATCATGTTGCACCTTTTAACATGTGTGAAACAACAACGGTTGATACTTTCAATGCATAGCAAGCAATACCCGTTACACCTTGCAATGCATGGGAAGCAATGAACGAGGCATAGTAACAGTTAGACTCGGACGTTGGTTACATGCATAACTTTTGGCGGGTTTGAAGCCTTTTGTGTGTGCTTGTATTTATTTTTACCTGCTTTACATGACTAACTTGACCCAATGAATGTAGTGCTATCCCTTCATGTTGTGCTTTTGCTCTAACACAAAGAGTCATGTGTATACTGGTTTgcacttctctttttttttaagcTATCACAACTCTAGTTTCATCGAGTTAGACATTTTCTAAAGCCACTAAAAAGTTATGCCATACAACTCTAGAGTAAAACAGATGATTAAAAAGTTGTGCACATGATATGTACACCTAATACACCATACACATATCTCCACATTTCTTCGGACAAAAGGTTATATATGGTGAGATTGCAGTCTATCCGTTAACCAGATCCAAAATCCGAGAATATCCTCACCCTGAACTCCTGAACCGCAGATGCCTACCTGATGAAGTGATACGGCGACACTCCAACGGCAAAATCCCGAAACTACCCCTCAGCCCGTTCTCCTTTTAGTCCCCACCCGATGCACGCAATTCCCCTTCGTCTTCCCGCTTCCACCGCAAGCCCCACCACAGGTCTCTCTCGCCGCCGCACAAGCtcgtgtaaccctaaccctaaaacaCTTACACTCGCCTCCAACCCCACGCTCCCATGGAGGGGCGCGGAGGCTAAGCGTAGCCTACCCCTAAACAATATCCCCATGGATTGAGCGGATTCCCAAGGCATGGGTACAAACCCTCGCCTGCAAGAGCTGGCCgctgtggtggtggcggcggcggattcTGAACCAAGGCCGCGGGCGCGCGTGGTGCGGATCCTAGTGCACGATGCTGACGCCACCGATTCGTCTTCCAGCGAGGACgaggcgccgccgcctcctcctcctcggcggaGGGCGAGGGGTGGCAGCAGCAGCGTCGGCGTGAGGCGCCATGTTATGGAACCGGCCGGGGCAAGCTCGGCCGTTCGGTTCCGTGGCGTCCGTCGAAGGCCGTGGGGGCGCTGGGCTGCGGAGATCCGCGACCCGCACAGCCGCCGCCGACTGTGGCTCGGCACCTTCAACACCGCCGAGGAGGCTGCCAACGCCTACGACGCAGCGAACATCCGCTTCCGCGGTGCCAGCGCCCCTACCAACTTCCCTGCGGCCCGCTACTCGCCGCCTCCAGAGCCAGCCAAGCCTATCATCTCGCTGACTCCTGAACCTGGAAAGGTGATCACCTTGCCACCGGTACCTGTGAAGCCGACCTTCCCTCTGCAGGTGAAGGAAGAGGGTGGGAGCTGTGACGGCCAGGTCAAGGGAACTAGCTCGGATGTCAAGGGGTTTGCACCGAAGCCGGTGTGGGAGATGATCCCCAGTAAGCGCCAGAAGTATCCGGGCTGTGCTGATGGTTCTGGCCTGCGTGCCATCCATGCTGCCTCCATCTATGTGGAGGAGGTTGGCGGGGCCTGATAGCCCAAGTATCCGCAATTACTATTGCTAGAGGTTTTATTGTCTATCTCCTGTGGCATCATTAGAACTTGGTATTGTATTATTTTGGTTAGTGTTAAACTGTTGATGTGAAAACCTATGACTCTGGTTGTGTTATGATTGGTGGTGATCTAATAATGTATATATGGTGACATTTGGTAATATGTTCCTGATCTATTTGATGCAATGTGCCGTGCTTGAATGTGGAATCAAACCTGTCGTATAGTAGTACAATCTAGATCCCTTGACATGAACAGTAATACCTAGATGTATTCAATGGTTATATCAGTTGAATTATTTGTCTGGTGCGTGCATGTCAGGTTCGCGGGCTTTTTTTGATTGTTACCGTTATAGTGTAATTAAATGTCTTGTCGTATCTGTGCGTGTTCAGTATCTGTGCATATTCAGGTAACCATGACATGATTATTCCTCTTACATTCAATGGCTTCCTTATTCCTCTTACATTCAATGGCTTCCTAGAATTTTTGTTTCTTGGTGTCATGTCCGGATTATCCCTCGTGTTCAATCATTACTTGTTCTGCTACTCCTAGTCTCTTTGTTTGGCAGGTGTCTGTAAACTCCTAGTCTGTTTTTGTTTGACATAGTTCCTCTTACATTCAATGGCTTCATAGAATTTGTTTCTTGGTGTCATATCCGGATCATCCCTCGTGTTCAATCACTACTTCCTAGTATCTGTTCAATCACTACTTcctagtatctgcatctttataTTAATAATGTTCTGCTACTCCTAGTCTCTTTTTGTTTGGCGGGTGTCTGTAAACTCCTAGTCTCTTTTTATTTGGTAGATGTCTGTTACAGATTTAGCAGGTGTCAAATAATGTTCTGCTACTACTAGTCTCTTTTTGTTTACCACACCAGGTGTCTGTAAACTCCCAGTCTCTTCTGTTTGGTAGATGTCTGTTACAGATTTGGCAGGTGTCTGTGTTACAGATCACTTCTGATTGTTGGATGAATAATCTGCTGAAACCCTCTGTTTGGTACATATTCACTTTCTAGTTTCTGCGCTATATGAAGAGTTCTAAGCAAATTGCATCTTATGTTATGATTATTTAAATTACAGCATAAGGTCTGGTCATTCAGCATAATTAGCATGTGCCCGTCTAGAACTGCTCTGCTTCTTGGTGCCATGGTGAAGGAAACGTTTTCTTTGTTTGGCGCGTTTGGGATACATAATACTGTTGTTTTCTGTTGGCTGTGGCCTGCGGGGTTGAACTAAAGGTTTTGGTGTGTGGTTGCTGAGATAAGCATGTTTTGTGGAGCTTTCTTTAACATACGCACGTGCACGTCTGTATCATCTGTTTTCTATATATATACAGGGACGGTTGTTCAGTGCTTGTTACTTTGACCTGCACGAGGTCTATTAAATACCTGCACGAGGTCTATTAAATATCTGATTTCTATAAACATCTCTTAAGTTTTTTTATCTTGCTCATATTTGCGCTTCAGGAAATGATTGTCAATTGATCTTGAGAGCACCTATAGCTTACATTCTTATGATATTATATACTCTGATATTATTTACAGTTCAGTAGTTTGACACTTGAAAATGATGGTTGATTGATCTTGAGAGCGCCTATAGCTTACATTCTTCTGTATATGCATCTTTGTATCATACAGCTCTTGTTCGAGATAGATTTTATTTTACTTAACTGTCATTGATTCTGCACAACTTTGCATGCTATA
It encodes:
- the LOC136487019 gene encoding ethylene-responsive transcription factor CRF4-like; this encodes MGTNPRLQELAAVVVAAADSEPRPRARVVRILVHDADATDSSSSEDEAPPPPPPRRRARGGSSSVGVRRHVMEPAGASSAVRFRGVRRRPWGRWAAEIRDPHSRRRLWLGTFNTAEEAANAYDAANIRFRGASAPTNFPAARYSPPPEPAKPIISLTPEPGKVITLPPVPVKPTFPLQVKEEGGSCDGQVKGTSSDVKGFAPKPVWEMIPSKRQKYPGCADGSGLRAIHAASIYVEEVGGA